In one window of Clarias gariepinus isolate MV-2021 ecotype Netherlands chromosome 10, CGAR_prim_01v2, whole genome shotgun sequence DNA:
- the LOC128531749 gene encoding uracil phosphoribosyltransferase homolog, which yields MKQVRFVNGGGSDSEALERESEAAINSDPPVQLKLLPLTDQIRELQTIIRDKTTSRGDFVFSADRLIRLVVEEGLNQLPYTECVVTTPTGQKYEGVRFKKGNCGVSIMRSGEAMEQGLRDCCRSIRIGKILIQSDEETLKAKVYYAKFPPDIYKRKILLMYPILSSGNAVIEAVRVLIDHGVQPSHIILLSLFSTPHGVRSIVQDFPEMSILTTEVHSVAPTHFGQKYFGTD from the exons ATGAAGCAGGTGCGCTTTGTCAATGGCGGGGGCTCTGACAGCGAGGctttggagagagagagtgaagccGCAATAAACAGCGACCCCCCGGTCCAACTGAAGCTTTTACCACTCACTGACCAAATCCGTGAACTACAGACCATAATCAGGGACAA AACCACAAGTAGAGGGGACTTTGTGTTCAGTGCTGACAGACTG ATTAGACTTGTCGTTGAAGAAGGACTAAATCAGCTGCCTTATACTGAGTGCGTTGTGACAACTCCCACAG GACAGAAGTATGAAGGTGTCCGATTTAAAAAAGGCAATTGTGGCGTCAGTATAATGAGAAGTG GTGAAGCGATGGAGCAAGGCCTGAGGGACTGCTGCCGTTCCATCCGTATCGGCAAGATTCTTATACAGAGCGACGAGGAGACGCTCAAAGCTAAAGTATACTACGCCAAGTTCCCTCCAGATATTTACAAGCGCAAAATCCTGCTCATGTATCCCATTCTGA GTAGTGGGAATGCTGTTATCGAAGCGGTTCGAGTGCTGATCGATCACGGCGTCCAGCCTTCACACATCATTCTCCTTAGCCTTTTCTCCACCCCTCATG ggGTTAGGTCCATAGTTCAAGATTTTCCTGAAATGAGCATCCTGACCACTGAAGTGCATTCTGTTGCTCCAACTCACTTTGGACAGAAATACTTTGGGACAGATTGA